A stretch of Carya illinoinensis cultivar Pawnee chromosome 14, C.illinoinensisPawnee_v1, whole genome shotgun sequence DNA encodes these proteins:
- the LOC122294074 gene encoding PH, RCC1 and FYVE domains-containing protein 1-like isoform X2: protein MSQTDRMASDLSRTGPVERDIEQAITALKKGACLLKYGRRGKPKFCPFRLSNDESVLIWISGKEEKHLKLSHVSRIISGQRTPIFQRYPQPEKECQSFSLIYNDRSLDLICKDKDDAEVWFRGLKALISRCHHRKWRTESRSDGVPSEVNSPRTYTQRSSPLNSPFGSNESLQKDIGDHLRLHSPYESPPKNGFDKALSDVILYTVPPKGFFPSDSASASVHSVSSGGSDSVHGHMKAMGMDAFRVSLSSAVSSSSQGSGHDDGDALGDVFIWGEGIGDGFLGGGTHRVGSGSGVKMDSLLPKALESAVVLDVQNIACGGRHAALVTKQGEVFSWGEEFGGRLGHGVDSDVLQPKLIDALSSTNIELVACGEYHTCAVTLSGDLYTWGDGTFNFGLLGHGNEVSHWVPKRVTGPLEGIHVSSISCGPWHTAVVTSAGQLFTFGDGTFGVLGHGDRKSISIPREVESLKGLRTVRAACGVWHTAAVVEVMVGNSSSSNCSSGKLFTWGDGDKGRLGHGDKEAKLVPTCVAALVEPNFCRVGCGHGITVALTTSGHVYTMGSSVYGQLGNPQADGKLPARVEGKLSKSFVEEIACGAYHVAVLTSRAEVYTWGKGANGRLGHGDIDDRNSPTLVEALRDKQVKGITCGTHFTAAICLHKWVSGVDQSMCSGCRLPFNFKRKRHNCYNCGLVFCHSCSSKKSLKASMAPNPNKPYRVCDNCFSKLRKAIESDGSSHSSASRRGSINQGSLEFIEKDEKLDSRSRGQLARLSSMESLKQVESRSSKKNKKLEFNSSRVSPIPNGGSQWGALNISKSFNPVFGSSKKFFSASVPGSRIVSRATSPISRRPSPPRSTTPTPTLGGLTSPKIVVDDPKRMNDSLSQEIVKLRSQWVHLSPAESPSLPWVEQKTYSIIKVYLMAKRPCVWCVPMYR, encoded by the exons ATGTCGCAGACGGATAGGATGGCTTCGGATCTTAGCAGGACTGGTCCCGTCGAAAGGGACATCGAGCAG GCCATTACTGCTCTCAAGAAAGGGGCATGCTTGCTGAAGTATGGAAGGAGGGGGAAGCCCAAGTTTTGTCCATTCCGGCTTTCCAAT GATGAGTCCGTCCTAATATGGATCTCGGGGAAAGAGGAGAAGCACCTGAAACTAAGCCATGTGTCTAGAATAATTTCTGGACAACGCACT CCAATATTTCAAAGGTATCCGCAGCCTGAGAAGGAATGTCAATCATTTTCGCTCATATATAATGACAGATCACTGGATTTG ATTTGCAAGGATAAAGATGATGCTGAGGTATGGTTTAGGGGTTTAAAAGCATTAATCTCACGTTGCCATCACCGTAAATGGAGAACAGAATCAAGGAGTGATGGAGTTCCTTCCGAAGTAAATAGTCCTAGAACATACACGCAAAGAAGTTCTCCTCTGAACTCTCCATTTGGTAGTAATGAGAGCTTGCAGAAG GATATTGGAGATCACCTTCGCCTTCATAGTCCATATGAAAGTCCCCCCAAGAATGGCTTTGATAAAGCATTATCAGATGTGATATTGTATACTGTTCCCCCCAAGGGTTTCTTCCCTTCAGATTCTGCTAGTGCTTCTGTCCATTCTGTGTCATCAGGAGGCTCAGATAGTGTACATGGTCACATGAAGGCAATGGGGATGGATGCTTTTAGAGTTAGTCTATCAAGTGCTGTTAGCTCATCAAGCCAAGGCTCTGGTCATGATGATGGTGATGCCCTGGGTGATGTTTTTATTTGGGGCGAAGGCATAGGGGATGGTTTTCTGGGTGGTGGAACTCATAGAGTTGGGAGTGGCTCTGGTGTCAAAATGGATTCTTTGTTGCCTAAAGCCTTAGAATCTGCAGTAGTCCTTGATGTCCAGAACATTGCCTGTGGTGGACGGCATGCTGCCTTAGTAACTAAGCAAGGAGAGGTTTTCTCCTGGGGGGAGGAATTTGGAGGTAGGCTTGGGCATGGAGTAGACTCTGATGTTTTGCAACCAAAGCTAATCGATGCCCTTAGCAGTACGAACATTGAGCTTGTAGCTTGCGGTGAGTACCATACATGTGCTGTAACACTTTCTGGTGATCTGTACACATGGGGTGATGGAACTTTCAATTTTGGTCTTCTTGGCCATGGAAATGAAGTGAGCCACTGGGTCCCAAAGAGAGTAACTGGGCCCTTGGAGGGCATACATGTCTCATCAATCTCTTGTGGACCCTGGCACACTGCTGTCGTAACCTCTGCAGGTCAATTGTTTACTTTCGGAGATGGCACATTTGGTGTTCTTGGCCATGGAGACCGGAAGAGTATTTCAATACCAAGGGAAGTGGAATCCCTTAAGGGGCTCCGCACAGTCCGAGCAGCTTGTGGTGTTTGGCATACTGCTGCAGTTGTAGAAGTTATGGTTGGGAATTCAAGTTCTAGCAACTGCTCTTCAGGAAAGCTGTTTACTTGGGGAGATGGAGATAAAGGTCGACTTGGGCATGGTGATAAGGAAGCCAAACTTGTGCCTACCTGTGTTGCTGCTCTTGTTGAGCCAAATTTTTGTCGAGTTGGGTGTGGACATGGTATAACTGTTGCCCTTACTACCTCTGGCCATGTCTATACAATGGGCAGTTCTGTTTATGGCCAGTTAGGGAATCCCCAAGCTGATGGGAAACTCCCTGCTCGTGTTGAGGGAAAGCTCTCCAAGAGTTTTGTGGAGGAGATAGCTTGTGGTGCTTACCATGTTGCGGTTTTAACTTCAAGAGCTGAAGTCTATACTTGGGGCAAGGGAGCAAATGGTCGGTTAGGTCATGgggatatagatgatagaaatTCCCCAACATTAGTAGAAGCTCTGAGAGATAAGCAAGTCAAAGGTATTACCTGTGGTACTCATTTTACAGCAGCTATATGCCTTCACAAGTGGGTCTCCGGAGTTGACCAGTCTATGTGTTCTGGCTGTCGCCTGCCATTTAACTTTAAAAGAAAACGTCACAATTGTTACAATTGTGGACTTGTTTTTTGTCATTCATGCAGCAGCAAGAAGTCTCTCAAGGCTTCTATGGCACCAAATCCCAACAAACCCTATCGCGTTTGTGATAATTGTTTCAGTAAACTAAGGAAAGCTATTGAAAGTGATGGTTCTTCTCATTCTTCAGCGAGCAGAAGAGGAAGTATCAATCAAGGTTCACTCGAGTTCATTGAGAAAGATGAGAAATTGGATTCCAGATCTCGTGGACAACTTGCTAGATTGTCTTCAATGGAGTCCTTGAAGCAGGTGGAAAGCCGATCTtctaagaaaaacaagaaactaGAATTTAACAGCAGTCGTGTCTCGCCTATTCCAAATGGAGGTTCCCAGTGGGGAGCACTTAATATTTCTAAATCTTTTAATCCAGTGTTTGGGTCATCCAAAAAGTTTTTCTCAGCGTCTGTTCCTGGATCAAGAATTGTTTCTCGAGCAACATCCCCGATATCAAGGCGGCCCAGCCCACCTCGTTCAACAACACCAACCCCAACTCTGGGTGGACTTACCTCACCAAAGATAGTTGTGGATGACCCAAAAAGAATGAATGATAGCCTCAGCCAGGAGATTGTAAAATTAAGATCACAG